In Clostridium swellfunianum, a genomic segment contains:
- a CDS encoding DUF1292 domain-containing protein, whose product MGRAEDFLKRERERYGKVYVDLTYAVDNVSPFIEKEQLNKRKYVTKLPVLKKYIDLVESAEREVNKKGGFLSFFNDDKYIDLLNSYKHDNADAINQLEHCSKCVHINCTEDKFDGCLGCRENSRIAYCDHEKINVTFHDNWILPLNNDRTGEVDKFKVLATLQDVSKDQKYIIIENLRTDEKFVLYYYPGLSEDSYGEITDAEEFDYVVSTYQSVEE is encoded by the coding sequence ATGGGTAGAGCAGAAGATTTCCTAAAGCGTGAAAGAGAGCGATATGGTAAGGTCTATGTAGACCTTACCTACGCTGTAGACAATGTATCTCCTTTTATAGAAAAAGAACAGCTCAATAAGAGAAAATACGTTACAAAGCTTCCAGTTTTAAAAAAATATATCGATCTTGTTGAGTCGGCTGAAAGAGAAGTTAATAAGAAGGGCGGCTTCCTAAGCTTTTTTAATGATGATAAATATATTGACCTTCTGAATTCTTATAAGCATGACAATGCAGATGCTATAAATCAATTGGAGCACTGCAGTAAGTGTGTTCACATAAATTGCACTGAAGATAAGTTTGATGGCTGCCTTGGCTGCAGGGAAAACTCAAGGATAGCATACTGCGACCATGAAAAGATTAATGTTACTTTTCATGATAATTGGATACTGCCTTTAAATAACGATAGAACAGGCGAAGTTGATAAATTTAAGGTGTTAGCAACCCTGCAGGATGTTTCTAAAGATCAAAAATACATCATCATTGAAAATCTTAGAACTGATGAAAAATTCGTTCTTTACTATTATCCTGGGTTGTCTGAAGACAGCTATGGTGAAATTACTGACGCTGAAGAGTTTGATTATGTCGTTTCTACGTATCAAAGTGTAGAAGAATAA
- a CDS encoding serine hydrolase, producing MKSKKLVMCITLGLTMFVFVLGGCKQGQNVANTNNTVVTQNQKLQTNKQENNVSQDDKPEEDSASQSQKSEESNSSESEKAETESKENNTSQNSQENDTKEIVTPAVKDETTLLKVGDKGTSVLELQKKLFNAGYTLSVDGSYGPGTRKAIELFQSEHGIEKTGSYTKSTEKALAGIKDIRNYDAIRAEEQKALEEKNKQLANLPLEERIKSYLGNGISKVGFVYYDLASGEKIAINENKVCIAASTYKVGMNMVAYDSIRAGTLNLNEGLKYDSNMYEGGTGILQGQVNTTLKNPIEVQKLLDLAITHSDNIATNMISRRLGGTQAVRKAVLRMTGITNVDSTSNKTTPEIQFRLLKKLYENKGDKYNAHLISVMKQTVFHDRIDKYVPKNIVAHKIGNYGSYTNDVGIVFADKPYIFVMYVDGLPSSAEKIAQVSKMVYETQLKK from the coding sequence ATGAAAAGCAAAAAACTAGTAATGTGTATTACACTGGGACTTACTATGTTTGTCTTTGTACTTGGAGGATGCAAACAAGGACAAAATGTAGCAAACACAAATAATACAGTGGTAACGCAAAATCAAAAACTGCAAACAAATAAGCAAGAAAATAATGTATCTCAAGATGATAAGCCTGAAGAAGACAGTGCATCACAAAGCCAAAAGTCTGAGGAAAGTAATTCATCAGAAAGCGAGAAAGCTGAAACAGAGAGTAAAGAAAACAATACATCGCAAAATTCTCAGGAGAATGATACTAAAGAAATTGTGACACCTGCAGTAAAAGATGAAACAACCTTACTTAAGGTGGGCGATAAAGGGACAAGCGTTTTAGAACTTCAAAAAAAGCTGTTTAATGCAGGATATACACTTAGTGTAGATGGAAGTTATGGACCTGGAACCAGAAAAGCAATAGAATTATTTCAATCAGAACATGGCATAGAGAAGACTGGCAGTTATACTAAGTCAACAGAAAAAGCTTTAGCAGGCATTAAAGATATACGTAATTATGATGCTATACGTGCAGAAGAACAAAAAGCTCTTGAGGAAAAAAACAAGCAACTTGCAAACTTACCTTTAGAGGAAAGAATAAAATCCTATCTTGGAAATGGGATAAGCAAAGTAGGTTTTGTTTATTATGATCTGGCAAGTGGTGAAAAGATAGCTATAAATGAAAACAAGGTATGCATAGCAGCCAGCACATATAAGGTTGGGATGAATATGGTTGCTTATGATAGCATAAGAGCAGGAACCTTAAATTTGAATGAAGGCTTAAAATATGATAGCAATATGTATGAAGGTGGTACTGGAATATTGCAAGGACAGGTAAATACCACCCTTAAGAATCCTATTGAAGTACAGAAATTATTAGATTTAGCTATAACACATTCAGATAATATAGCAACAAATATGATTTCACGACGACTTGGAGGTACTCAGGCCGTAAGAAAAGCTGTTCTAAGAATGACAGGCATAACCAATGTAGATTCTACAAGCAATAAGACAACTCCGGAAATTCAGTTTAGACTATTAAAAAAGCTTTATGAGAATAAAGGGGACAAGTACAATGCTCATCTAATAAGCGTTATGAAGCAAACTGTATTTCATGATAGAATTGACAAATATGTTCCAAAAAATATTGTAGCACATAAAATAGGTAACTATGGCTCATATACAAATGATGTAGGTATAGTGTTTGCGGACAAGCCGTATATTTTTGTTATGTATGTGGATGGATTACCGAGTTCAGCTGAAAAGATAGCACAGGTTTCCAAGATGGTATATGAGACGCAATTGAAAAAATAA
- a CDS encoding YbgA family protein yields the protein MDISKPTIVVSRCLGFDKCRYNGDMIPDRFVKKLGNYVNYITVCPEVDIGLSIPRETIRLVSENDEIKLFQPSTNRELTNEMSAFTDEFLSSLPQVHGFILKGRSPSCGTKDVKIYLGREKAVGSIKGSGLFGKAVVERFPAAAVEEEGRLTNFKIREHFLSKLFMFFKLSEIEKSNSLAELVKFQSDNKYLLMAYNQKEQKLLGRIVANKDGKNFDTIVKEYKEHLVLAFARAPRYTSIINALQHIFGYFSEELSQSEKNFFLETLEGYRANKVPLSVLIHMLKGYAIEYNQPYILQQTILSPYPEELVDLSDSGKE from the coding sequence ATGGATATTTCAAAACCAACCATAGTTGTAAGTAGATGTCTTGGCTTTGACAAATGCAGATATAATGGCGATATGATTCCAGATAGATTTGTTAAAAAGCTTGGAAACTATGTTAATTACATAACTGTTTGTCCTGAAGTGGATATTGGTCTATCCATACCAAGAGAAACTATCAGGCTTGTTTCTGAAAATGATGAAATAAAACTATTTCAGCCTTCAACCAACAGAGAGCTTACAAATGAAATGAGTGCTTTTACTGATGAATTTCTCTCCTCACTTCCACAAGTCCACGGCTTTATTTTAAAAGGGCGTTCTCCTTCCTGTGGAACTAAGGATGTTAAAATTTATTTAGGCAGGGAAAAAGCTGTTGGTTCAATAAAAGGTTCAGGTCTTTTTGGAAAAGCTGTCGTTGAAAGGTTTCCTGCCGCAGCTGTAGAAGAAGAAGGCAGACTTACTAATTTTAAAATTCGAGAACACTTTTTAAGCAAACTCTTTATGTTTTTTAAGCTAAGTGAAATAGAAAAGTCAAATTCATTAGCAGAACTGGTTAAATTTCAAAGCGATAACAAATATCTTCTTATGGCTTACAATCAAAAGGAACAAAAGCTTTTAGGAAGAATAGTTGCAAATAAGGATGGCAAAAACTTTGATACTATTGTTAAGGAATATAAAGAACACTTAGTATTAGCCTTTGCTAGAGCCCCAAGGTACACTAGTATAATAAATGCACTTCAGCACATATTTGGGTATTTTTCAGAAGAGCTTTCACAAAGTGAAAAAAATTTCTTTTTAGAAACCTTAGAAGGATATAGAGCTAATAAGGTACCCTTGAGTGTATTAATTCACATGCTTAAAGGTTACGCCATTGAATATAATCAGCCTTATATACTACAGCAGACAATATTATCACCTTATCCAGAAGAACTAGTAGATCTAAGCGACTCTGGTAAGGAATAA
- a CDS encoding EcsC family protein, protein MNIYEEHALQEMKKWQREISKKPSIINKMTKGIQRKTNNLIPEKAHRVITETIKNISKTVIIGSEYITRQPLVEASLEERERQVLDRLNFYRKAAVVEGAGTGAGGILLGLADFPLLLSLKMKFLFDTASIYGFDVRDYRERLYILFVFQLAFSSRQRQVELYYQMENWENYVHSLPMDMNDFDWRTFQQEYRDYIDLAKLMQLVPGIGAVVGAYANYKLMDKLGETALNAYRMRVFRKV, encoded by the coding sequence ATGAATATATATGAAGAGCATGCTCTGCAGGAGATGAAAAAATGGCAGAGAGAAATTTCAAAAAAGCCTTCCATAATAAATAAAATGACAAAAGGTATTCAAAGAAAAACAAATAATCTTATACCTGAAAAGGCTCACAGGGTAATAACAGAAACTATTAAAAATATATCTAAGACAGTAATTATAGGCTCTGAATATATAACAAGGCAGCCGTTAGTAGAAGCATCATTAGAAGAAAGAGAAAGACAGGTTTTAGATAGATTAAACTTTTATAGGAAAGCTGCAGTTGTTGAAGGAGCTGGTACAGGGGCAGGTGGAATACTACTAGGCTTGGCTGATTTTCCGCTTTTGCTTAGCTTGAAAATGAAGTTTTTGTTTGATACAGCTTCCATTTATGGTTTTGATGTGAGGGATTATAGAGAAAGACTTTATATTCTATTTGTTTTTCAGTTAGCTTTTTCAAGTAGACAAAGACAGGTGGAGCTATATTATCAAATGGAGAACTGGGAGAATTACGTTCACAGTCTTCCTATGGATATGAATGATTTTGATTGGAGGACCTTCCAGCAGGAATATAGAGATTATATAGATTTAGCAAAACTTATGCAGTTGGTGCCTGGAATTGGTGCTGTAGTTGGGGCGTATGCAAACTATAAACTTATGGATAAACTTGGTGAAACTGCCTTGAATGCATATCGAATGAGGGTATTTAGAAAGGTTTAG
- a CDS encoding S8 family serine peptidase, whose translation MFSFKNKLDHNLKAAIASNNYKHYRVIIHCKSLRENIEIKIKSYKAELIRSIPSINCISANLSASAIERLLEHPEVSFIGFDNTALLCGSSVLSANGIAFQERYKLTGRGVGIGLIDSGTYPHTDLSSPSSKVKKFIDIISNIKYPYDDNGHGTFMSGIICGTGIASKGMYRGIAENSHLYSVKAFNSIGRGFVSDILYGLELILNESQEYNIKVICLPFELLDHNSFTISLFSKMFDMALKKGIVVVVPSGNSGSKESSIKGIAILSNCITVAGLDTRGGIKPYVHSSAGPYGKLEKPDLAAACVDICSLNTNKDYISQRNGTRVYAYPLEHPYTTYSGTSCAAAFISGVCAMLFENNPELQFKDVLALLKVSCKLLDMFKWSQGSGMIDISKLLP comes from the coding sequence ATGTTCTCTTTTAAAAATAAATTAGATCATAACCTTAAAGCAGCAATAGCTAGTAATAATTACAAGCATTATAGAGTAATAATCCATTGCAAAAGTTTAAGAGAAAATATAGAAATCAAAATAAAATCCTATAAGGCGGAACTTATTCGTTCTATACCCTCAATAAACTGTATTAGTGCAAATTTATCAGCAAGTGCTATAGAAAGGCTTTTAGAGCATCCAGAAGTCTCATTTATAGGCTTTGATAACACTGCTCTTTTATGCGGCAGCAGTGTATTAAGCGCAAATGGTATAGCTTTTCAAGAAAGATATAAACTTACAGGAAGAGGTGTTGGAATTGGCCTTATAGACAGCGGAACATATCCTCATACAGATCTTTCAAGTCCAAGCAGCAAGGTAAAAAAATTTATTGATATAATTAGTAATATTAAATACCCTTATGATGATAATGGGCATGGTACCTTTATGAGCGGCATTATATGCGGTACAGGTATTGCTTCTAAGGGTATGTATAGGGGAATTGCAGAAAATAGCCATCTATACTCAGTTAAAGCCTTTAACAGTATTGGCAGGGGTTTTGTATCAGATATTCTATATGGTCTAGAATTAATTCTAAATGAAAGCCAGGAATATAATATAAAAGTTATTTGCCTTCCGTTTGAACTTCTAGATCATAACAGCTTTACTATATCTCTGTTTAGTAAAATGTTCGATATGGCATTGAAAAAAGGAATAGTAGTTGTTGTTCCTAGTGGTAACAGCGGCAGCAAAGAAAGTTCAATAAAAGGGATTGCTATTCTATCCAATTGTATAACTGTTGCTGGTCTAGATACTAGAGGAGGCATTAAGCCCTATGTTCACTCCTCTGCAGGACCTTACGGAAAACTTGAAAAACCAGATCTTGCTGCTGCTTGTGTTGATATCTGCTCACTAAACACAAATAAGGATTATATTTCCCAAAGAAACGGAACAAGAGTATACGCTTATCCGCTAGAGCATCCTTACACTACTTATTCCGGCACCTCCTGTGCAGCTGCTTTTATAAGTGGCGTATGTGCAATGTTATTTGAAAATAACCCTGAACTTCAATTTAAAGATGTTCTTGCTCTTCTCAAAGTATCCTGCAAGCTTCTAGATATGTTTAAGTGGTCTCAAGGATCAGGGATGATCGATATAAGCAAGCTTTTACCTTAA
- a CDS encoding ferritin: protein MLSEKLVELINKQINYEFFSEHVYLAMAAYCADEDLDGFANFFRIQAEEERFHAMKLFDYVVEMNQRVIIKNSPEPRNDYESVLQAFKAGLEHEKSNTKNIYSIADVAMEERNHATISFLKWFIDEQVEEEALMNSIIKKLERIGNDSAALYMLDTELATRAFTPPIDTTA, encoded by the coding sequence ATGTTAAGTGAAAAACTTGTAGAGCTTATTAACAAGCAAATTAATTACGAATTCTTCTCAGAGCATGTTTATCTGGCTATGGCTGCCTATTGCGCAGATGAAGACCTTGACGGCTTTGCTAATTTTTTTAGAATTCAGGCAGAAGAGGAAAGATTTCATGCTATGAAATTATTTGACTATGTAGTAGAAATGAATCAAAGGGTTATAATCAAAAATTCACCAGAACCAAGAAATGATTATGAATCCGTATTACAGGCCTTCAAAGCAGGACTGGAGCATGAAAAATCAAATACTAAAAATATATATTCCATAGCTGATGTAGCCATGGAAGAAAGAAACCATGCGACTATAAGTTTTTTGAAGTGGTTTATTGACGAACAGGTTGAAGAAGAGGCTCTTATGAACTCAATAATTAAAAAGCTTGAGCGCATAGGAAATGACAGTGCAGCACTTTACATGCTTGATACTGAGCTAGCTACAAGAGCCTTTACTCCACCAATAGATACAACAGCGTAA
- a CDS encoding peptidoglycan DD-metalloendopeptidase family protein has protein sequence MSFFNRCKKYIAIAAVCGTIGMSYIYIIENKANAYEVRVGDKVVAYINEDNNTVNMIKAISEDVENRFGSSELKNILSFNKAQVANSFITDENKLKKAVLNNAQIEVESCVLISDGKEVALVGNQAEAKQVLEKVKKYYADKSEISIKESKIKNSITYSMKKVLISKVQEIDKAYEAIIEANSKFKTPIVTVILTGNTETKQVISPATTITYSNEMLVGQSKVKSNGKEGEKLVSKEVVLENSKIISSRIISEKIITAAQEKVIIKGNKAQASASSAALVMPSRGAVSSVFGWRWGRMHEGIDIAAPMGEPIKAALDGTVTYAGWMSGYGNFIKLKHADGVETAYGHCSRIDVKVGESIKKGEVIGAVGSTGNSTGPHLHFEVLVNGEPRNPAPYIIKN, from the coding sequence TTGAGTTTCTTTAATAGATGTAAAAAATATATAGCAATTGCAGCAGTTTGTGGAACTATAGGTATGTCCTACATATATATTATCGAAAATAAAGCTAATGCCTATGAAGTCCGTGTAGGCGATAAGGTAGTAGCATATATAAACGAAGATAACAACACAGTTAATATGATAAAGGCTATAAGTGAAGATGTCGAAAACAGATTTGGGAGCTCGGAACTTAAAAATATATTAAGCTTCAATAAAGCTCAGGTTGCCAATAGCTTTATTACAGATGAAAATAAATTAAAGAAAGCAGTTTTAAATAATGCTCAAATAGAAGTAGAATCATGTGTTTTAATATCAGATGGAAAAGAAGTTGCTTTAGTAGGAAATCAAGCCGAGGCAAAGCAAGTGCTAGAGAAGGTAAAGAAGTATTATGCAGATAAGAGTGAAATATCAATAAAGGAAAGTAAGATTAAGAATAGTATTACATATTCTATGAAAAAGGTTTTAATTTCGAAGGTTCAGGAAATAGATAAGGCTTATGAAGCTATTATTGAGGCTAATTCAAAGTTTAAGACACCGATTGTTACTGTTATACTTACCGGAAACACAGAAACTAAACAGGTAATATCGCCTGCAACAACAATAACCTATTCAAATGAAATGCTAGTTGGGCAGAGTAAAGTAAAAAGTAATGGTAAAGAAGGAGAAAAGCTTGTTTCTAAAGAGGTTGTTTTAGAAAATAGCAAGATTATAAGCTCAAGAATTATAAGTGAGAAGATAATTACAGCAGCACAAGAAAAGGTAATTATCAAAGGTAATAAAGCGCAAGCTTCAGCTTCTAGTGCTGCACTTGTAATGCCATCTAGAGGGGCTGTGTCTTCAGTTTTTGGCTGGAGGTGGGGCAGAATGCATGAAGGAATTGATATAGCTGCGCCTATGGGGGAGCCTATCAAGGCTGCTTTAGATGGGACAGTTACTTATGCAGGCTGGATGTCTGGGTATGGGAACTTTATAAAGCTTAAGCATGCAGATGGAGTGGAGACTGCCTACGGCCACTGCAGCAGGATAGATGTTAAAGTTGGAGAAAGTATTAAAAAGGGTGAAGTAATTGGAGCGGTGGGAAGCACAGGAAATAGTACAGGACCGCACCTTCATTTTGAAGTACTTGTAAATGGAGAACCTAGAAATCCAGCACCATATATAATAAAGAATTAA
- a CDS encoding DnaD domain protein: MSTFMFKSKAQDYTPVSNIFIDKYMVRARGDFVKVYLLGLKYCMSGELGVSSSILASTLHLLETDVLNAWNYWNDEGVINMIPIDNMGNFSIQFVDLNEKIEGNDNNINLLKELNKGPTKDMLQDIEKLLGRPLSSKEMSMYVGWQKEYNFPPEVILLIIQYSVSKGKTDFRYIEKIAIAWFDSNIKTIEEAQSFIKRREDKWIKIKKILTYLGAKDGEVMKPQEDMLDKWINTYKFPLEVIFKACDICFERINKAEFKYIDGILTSWYKDGLMTLEDIAKKDTKTTPARKPNNFKPPQNSTFNNFEQRSYNFDELEKKLLGWENSDD; encoded by the coding sequence ATGAGCACTTTTATGTTTAAGAGTAAGGCTCAAGATTACACGCCTGTAAGCAACATTTTCATAGATAAGTACATGGTTAGAGCCCGCGGGGATTTTGTTAAGGTTTATCTTCTTGGTCTTAAATACTGTATGTCTGGTGAATTAGGGGTTAGCTCTTCCATTTTAGCAAGCACGCTGCATCTTCTTGAGACAGATGTTCTAAACGCTTGGAATTATTGGAATGATGAAGGTGTTATTAATATGATTCCTATAGACAACATGGGAAACTTTAGCATACAGTTTGTAGATTTAAATGAAAAAATTGAAGGCAATGATAACAATATAAACCTCTTGAAAGAATTAAATAAAGGTCCAACAAAGGATATGCTTCAGGATATCGAAAAGCTTCTTGGGCGACCACTTTCTTCGAAAGAAATGAGCATGTATGTCGGCTGGCAGAAGGAGTACAATTTCCCTCCTGAAGTTATACTGCTAATAATTCAATACAGCGTCTCAAAGGGTAAGACTGATTTTAGATACATAGAGAAAATTGCTATTGCCTGGTTTGATTCGAATATAAAAACTATCGAAGAAGCTCAATCTTTTATAAAGAGGCGTGAGGACAAGTGGATTAAAATCAAAAAAATTCTAACTTATCTTGGCGCGAAAGATGGAGAAGTTATGAAGCCTCAGGAGGATATGCTGGACAAATGGATTAACACTTATAAATTCCCTCTTGAAGTAATCTTTAAAGCTTGCGATATTTGCTTTGAAAGAATTAATAAAGCAGAATTTAAGTATATCGATGGTATCTTAACCAGCTGGTATAAAGATGGCCTCATGACTCTTGAAGATATTGCAAAAAAGGATACAAAAACCACACCAGCTAGAAAGCCGAATAATTTTAAACCACCTCAAAACAGTACCTTTAACAACTTTGAGCAGAGAAGCTACAACTTTGATGAGCTTGAGAAGAAGCTTTTAGGATGGGAGAATAGCGATGATTAA
- a CDS encoding ATP-binding protein, which translates to MIKGYQAEIMKIYENLRESEAKALANRRKEIELKLPQVLDIERQIGKLSVEVSMTAFKDIPNRDEHLKLLREKITDLRMRKSELLFSQGYPINYLEINYKCEKCQDTGFIGVQKCSCYKHNLVKIYYKNSDLNELTKDNNFDNFNMEYYSSRKAGSEPESPRKNMEKTFTRSMNFIRTFDSTNENLLFYGNSGTGKTFLSNCIAKELLDKGYLVVYRTAESLIQNLKNIRFNGEELLEDLIINCDLLIIDDLGTEQISDFSKTELFNLLNKKILKNKKMIVSTNCTLEELLQIYSERISSRLLGNFGLYKFFGDDIRIKKNLSKAK; encoded by the coding sequence ATGATTAAGGGTTATCAAGCAGAGATAATGAAAATTTATGAGAACTTAAGGGAATCAGAAGCAAAAGCTTTAGCAAATCGAAGAAAAGAGATTGAGTTAAAGCTGCCTCAAGTTTTGGATATTGAAAGACAGATTGGAAAACTCAGTGTTGAGGTTTCCATGACTGCTTTTAAAGATATACCAAACAGAGACGAGCACCTTAAACTGTTAAGAGAAAAAATTACAGACTTAAGAATGAGAAAATCCGAACTTCTTTTTTCACAGGGCTATCCTATAAATTATTTAGAAATCAATTATAAATGTGAGAAATGCCAGGATACAGGCTTTATTGGAGTTCAAAAATGTTCCTGTTATAAGCATAATCTAGTTAAAATCTATTACAAGAATTCTGATTTAAATGAGCTTACTAAAGATAATAATTTTGATAATTTCAACATGGAATATTACTCATCAAGAAAGGCTGGAAGCGAGCCTGAAAGTCCAAGAAAAAATATGGAGAAAACTTTTACAAGGTCCATGAATTTTATTAGAACTTTTGATTCTACAAATGAAAATCTTCTCTTTTATGGAAACTCAGGTACAGGGAAAACTTTTTTATCTAACTGTATAGCTAAAGAGCTCTTAGATAAAGGATATCTGGTAGTTTATAGAACCGCTGAAAGCTTGATTCAAAACTTAAAAAACATACGTTTTAACGGTGAGGAGCTTCTTGAAGATCTTATTATAAACTGTGACTTGTTAATCATTGACGACCTGGGAACAGAACAGATAAGTGATTTTTCCAAAACAGAATTGTTTAATCTTTTAAACAAAAAAATTCTAAAGAATAAAAAGATGATAGTTTCAACTAACTGCACCCTTGAAGAGCTTCTTCAAATCTACTCTGAACGTATAAGCTCAAGGCTTCTTGGAAACTTCGGATTATATAAGTTCTTTGGAGATGACATCAGAATAAAGAAAAACCTAAGTAAAGCAAAATAA
- a CDS encoding CoA-binding protein — translation MQAQELLNYKNWVVVGDVLNQSKYASKILLSLKVSKFNASGVNPRDTTGTVHKSLKEVPYKIDVIDLCINPIAGFKIIQEAYELGIHKVLIQPGAESSDIIDFCKENGITAVEGCALVELNSYMR, via the coding sequence GTGCAAGCTCAAGAATTATTAAATTATAAAAATTGGGTAGTCGTAGGAGATGTTTTAAATCAAAGCAAATATGCCAGCAAGATACTGCTTTCATTAAAAGTTTCAAAGTTTAATGCATCTGGAGTAAACCCAAGAGATACAACAGGAACTGTGCATAAGAGCTTAAAGGAGGTTCCATACAAGATAGATGTTATTGATCTATGTATTAACCCTATTGCTGGTTTTAAAATTATCCAGGAGGCATATGAGCTTGGTATCCACAAGGTTTTAATTCAGCCAGGAGCAGAAAGTTCAGATATAATAGATTTTTGCAAGGAAAATGGAATAACTGCTGTTGAAGGCTGTGCACTTGTAGAGCTTAATAGCTATATGAGATAA
- a CDS encoding NAD(P)/FAD-dependent oxidoreductase → MRHEVIIIGGGAAGMMTAILLKDMGIDAAILEGSDRVGKKLLTTGNGRCNITNKYATEDRYHSDNPDFFKYALNAFKVSDTIDFFSSIGLPLTTLEEGKMYPVSLQASSVLDIMRLALSDRNISIYLNSKVKYIRKTKKGFILETSTNESYECSKVILTCGGKSLAPTGSDGSGYAMAKNLGHKVVNPIPGIVQLKLHYQNLKALSGVKFNGIAELLIDNELVKREFGEVLFTDYGISGPPILQLSRTASYALSKGIKTSLKINIMYTMKYDELENFLETHFALFSHRSVHDCFIGIINKKLIPVILKEAGITDIHKAAWDLNYREKKNLYNLLTSWEFAVTDTNGFSNAQVTAGGVDTKDVNPETMQSLLIPNLYFAGEILDVDGDCGGFNLQWAWSSAYVAANAASKLSK, encoded by the coding sequence TTGAGGCATGAAGTTATTATTATAGGCGGCGGTGCTGCTGGAATGATGACAGCAATACTGCTTAAGGATATGGGAATAGATGCAGCAATATTAGAAGGAAGCGACAGAGTAGGTAAGAAGCTTTTAACCACCGGAAATGGTAGGTGCAATATTACAAATAAGTATGCCACAGAAGATAGATATCATAGTGATAATCCTGACTTTTTCAAATATGCACTAAATGCTTTTAAAGTTAGTGATACCATAGATTTCTTCTCTTCTATCGGGTTACCCCTGACAACCCTTGAGGAGGGGAAAATGTATCCAGTGTCTCTTCAGGCTTCTTCAGTGCTTGACATTATGAGACTTGCATTATCAGATAGAAATATATCCATATACTTAAACTCAAAGGTTAAGTATATAAGAAAAACTAAGAAGGGCTTTATACTTGAAACTTCAACTAATGAAAGCTATGAGTGCAGCAAAGTAATATTAACCTGCGGCGGCAAATCCTTAGCACCAACAGGCTCTGACGGCTCAGGTTATGCGATGGCTAAAAATTTAGGTCATAAAGTAGTGAATCCTATACCAGGAATAGTTCAATTAAAGCTTCACTATCAGAATTTAAAAGCATTATCAGGAGTTAAATTTAATGGAATAGCAGAATTACTTATAGATAATGAGCTTGTAAAGCGTGAGTTTGGAGAAGTATTGTTTACAGATTACGGTATATCAGGTCCTCCAATTTTGCAATTAAGCCGGACAGCTTCCTATGCCCTTTCAAAGGGAATAAAGACTTCTCTTAAAATAAACATTATGTACACGATGAAGTATGATGAATTAGAGAATTTCCTTGAAACTCATTTCGCCCTATTCAGCCATAGAAGTGTTCATGACTGCTTTATTGGGATAATAAACAAAAAACTTATACCAGTTATTTTAAAAGAAGCTGGAATAACCGATATTCATAAAGCTGCCTGGGACTTAAATTATAGAGAAAAGAAAAATTTGTATAACCTGTTAACATCCTGGGAATTCGCTGTTACAGACACTAATGGTTTTTCAAATGCTCAGGTTACTGCTGGCGGAGTTGATACAAAGGATGTAAACCCTGAAACTATGCAATCTCTTCTCATTCCAAATCTATATTTTGCAGGTGAAATTTTAGATGTAGACGGAGACTGCGGAGGCTTTAATTTGCAGTGGGCATGGAGCTCTGCCTATGTTGCAGCAAACGCTGCCTCAAAGCTAAGCAAATAA